The nucleotide window CAGAGGCGACATCGAGGATAACAGCACAATAAACTTTGATGCTGCCATGGATGTTTCAGGTGTTGAAAGAATCGCTCCTCTCTTTTTTTTTGACAGCAAAACCACTAAAGGTGAACTCGAACTCAATGTGGTAGTGAGAAGCTTAAAGTTCCCCGTAAAAAAGCTACCATACATAAACGGATATGCAAAGATACGCAACGGCATTTTAAAACTGCCGCAGATGCATAAACCATTCGAAGATATCAACCTCACATCAACCTTTCAAGGTGATAACTTTAATATTGATGTGAATAATTTAAAGTTTGACAAGAACATTCTCAACACCGGAACACTCCATGTCGAAGGGTTTGAATTCCCCCGTTTTTCCCTCTTTATCAACATGGATAATTTTGAATACGATGATTTACAACCTGCCGGAGACTTTGAAATTCCCGTGGTTTATAAGAACAGTATAATGTCGAATGCAAGCGGCGACATATTCTTGCGGACAAAAAAGATAAAAATAGGCATTGTAACGGGCGAAAACCTCAACATCAAAGGAGCATTCAACAATAGAATACTGAATGTTTCTGAATTGAAGATGGATTCTCTTGAAGGTAATGTGGATTCCCATGGTTCAATAGATTTTTCAGCCCCGCTCCCGCATATGTATGCAAATGGAAAATTGAACAACATTGCGAGTGGGGTTTTTCTAGAATCATTTGGTGGAAAGTCACAGGTAATAGAAGGCAAAACAACTATATACGGGCATATAGACTCATCAGGAAAAACTATGAAAGAACTGTCCGGCAATATAAGCGGTGATCTTGCCATATACAGTCAAAATGGGTTAATAAAGCGCTGGAATCTGCTCTCGAAGATTTTCGGACTCCTCAACGTATATGACGTCTTCCGGGGAAAATCCGACCTGGCAAAGGAGGGTCTTCCGTATACAAGGATGGGTGCAACTTTTTCAATAAAGAATGGTATATTCAGCACAAAAAACTTCCTTATAGACAGCCCCTCCATGCTGATTAACGGTGACGGTAAACTGAACATGAAAAAGAATGAAATAGACGGTACCATTACTGTATCACCCCTTGTGACGGTGGACAGAACAATAGACAGGATACCCATCCTGAGGAACATCCTGAAAGAAAAGGAAAAGGGGTTTCTCTATGTAGTGTATAATGTAAAAGGCCAGTTAGACAACCCTGATATTAATGTCAGCTTTACGAACAGTGTGGGGCATAAAACCATTGAAATTTTGAAGAACATATTAGTGCTGCCGAAAGGAATGTTTGAATGAGAAACTGGGGTCTAAATGATTCAATGAAAATAGGCATAATAGGCGCGGGCAAAGTGGGTACATCCGTCGGGCATGTGATGAAAGACAAAGGGCTTCATGTGGTGGCGGTATCTGATAAATTTGAAGCTCAGCTCAATGTTGCAAGGAACTATATGGGCAATGGGTTACTCTATACCCATGACAACATGGAAATCATCCAATCTTCAGATGTAATTGCCATTACCACCCAGGATAGGGCAATTACAGAGGTGGCAGGCGAAATATACGAGAAATCGGAGAGGCTTGACGGTAAACTCTTTTTCCATACAAGTGGCGCACATCCGGCTTCTATTCTTTCACCACTTGATATGAAAGGGGCTCTTTTAGGCTCCCTTCACCCTTTACAGACCTTTCCTGATATTGAGAGTGCAATCCGTGTTATCCCTGATACATATATATTTATTGACGGTCATGAAGAGGCAATTCCTGTTTTAACCCTTATAGGCAAGACAATCGGCTTTGATGTTGTGAGGATAGAAGGGAAAAACAAGGTTCTCTACCATTTATCAGCGGTCTATGTATGCAATCTTTTGTGCGCCCTCCTCTATGCAGGACAGGACATTATGAATAAAGCCGGTGTGGAGCTTCAACCGTTTTTCCCTATCATAAAGGCCACATTGAAAAATATTGAAACCAAAGGTCCTCTCATGTCACTCACCGGTCCGGTCATCAGGGGTGATGCAGAGACCGTTTTCTCCCACCTCCAGGCGATGGAAGGCCTTGAACTCTATACAAAGGTCTACAAAGCC belongs to Pseudomonadota bacterium and includes:
- a CDS encoding AsmA-like C-terminal region-containing protein — its product is RGDIEDNSTINFDAAMDVSGVERIAPLFFFDSKTTKGELELNVVVRSLKFPVKKLPYINGYAKIRNGILKLPQMHKPFEDINLTSTFQGDNFNIDVNNLKFDKNILNTGTLHVEGFEFPRFSLFINMDNFEYDDLQPAGDFEIPVVYKNSIMSNASGDIFLRTKKIKIGIVTGENLNIKGAFNNRILNVSELKMDSLEGNVDSHGSIDFSAPLPHMYANGKLNNIASGVFLESFGGKSQVIEGKTTIYGHIDSSGKTMKELSGNISGDLAIYSQNGLIKRWNLLSKIFGLLNVYDVFRGKSDLAKEGLPYTRMGATFSIKNGIFSTKNFLIDSPSMLINGDGKLNMKKNEIDGTITVSPLVTVDRTIDRIPILRNILKEKEKGFLYVVYNVKGQLDNPDINVSFTNSVGHKTIEILKNILVLPKGMFE
- a CDS encoding DUF2520 domain-containing protein, producing the protein MKIGIIGAGKVGTSVGHVMKDKGLHVVAVSDKFEAQLNVARNYMGNGLLYTHDNMEIIQSSDVIAITTQDRAITEVAGEIYEKSERLDGKLFFHTSGAHPASILSPLDMKGALLGSLHPLQTFPDIESAIRVIPDTYIFIDGHEEAIPVLTLIGKTIGFDVVRIEGKNKVLYHLSAVYVCNLLCALLYAGQDIMNKAGVELQPFFPIIKATLKNIETKGPLMSLTGPVIRGDAETVFSHLQAMEGLELYTKVYKALSSVALDMVRKRGVLDDEILEKLREILDSER